The Saprospiraceae bacterium genome includes a window with the following:
- a CDS encoding DUF4304 domain-containing protein, which yields MGIFDFLKNKPKMTDEKSDNQNLANKVELKTHLDSIQKEIFLFLKPIGFKKKGRTFNRQTEDGIYQVINIQSGRYEFGDKHVIPGFRENLYGKFTVNLGVMVREIYELESHNKPKDIYQDYDCQIRERLPHLTIKQDHWWSISDDNNKTAKQVIDGLNSHGLDWLDNFENRDKICKSLGTSEVGSPRAKLDVALIELHRDRTKAEKLFQDYYDNIEIKNGHKEYVKGLADRLGVNLID from the coding sequence ATGGGAATTTTTGACTTCTTAAAAAACAAACCAAAAATGACTGACGAAAAATCAGACAACCAAAATTTGGCAAATAAGGTCGAGCTAAAAACTCATTTGGACAGCATACAAAAAGAAATTTTTCTATTCTTGAAGCCAATAGGATTTAAGAAAAAAGGACGGACATTTAACAGACAAACAGAAGACGGAATTTATCAAGTTATCAATATTCAAAGTGGTAGATACGAATTTGGCGACAAGCATGTAATCCCAGGATTTAGAGAAAACTTATATGGAAAGTTTACAGTCAATTTAGGAGTTATGGTTAGAGAAATTTACGAATTAGAAAGCCACAACAAACCAAAAGACATATATCAAGACTACGATTGCCAAATTAGAGAACGGCTACCTCATTTGACTATTAAACAAGACCATTGGTGGTCAATTTCAGACGACAACAATAAAACAGCAAAACAAGTTATTGACGGACTGAATTCACACGGACTTGATTGGCTTGACAACTTCGAGAATAGAGATAAGATTTGCAAAAGCTTAGGAACTTCTGAAGTTGGTTCGCCACGAGCAAAATTAGACGTAGCACTAATTGAACTGCATAGGGACAGAACAAAAGCAGAGAAATTATTTCAAGACTATTATGACAACATTGAAATAAAAAATGGACATAAGGAATACGTTAAAGGACTTGCCGACAGACTTGGAGTAAATTTGATTGACTGA
- a CDS encoding T9SS type A sorting domain-containing protein → MIKSIRNNFLFAFLAGIILLCATGNDSSERSSVMNIAVFAGFDRTMCYGTTLTLSELNATITGAVSNGQWFTTGDGKFMPGNQTSVVFTVGTHYVPGPFDIATGNYRLLLVSDDPDLDPITGSNGPLVQVSDDVRITFQNAPPLFCNNNLNISLDGNCQQVVDITILQSNPTPPFNHYNVALFDQNGIQIPNNLLTKIHIGKEISFKIGHACTQNICWGKFTVSDYYPPVFVCKNDTLPCTRSVLPDSLGFPFPTGAYIDTIINGKYKVLNWDACGLVTLEYKDEITKANCTGNLDRTIKRSWKAVDESGNVSNCIQQIVLNRIPLSLVLFPPNFDDQQMPAFDCLDTFPRYANGYPSVDTTGIPFIGGCTHLQQSFSDTEFPLCGSSYKLVRSWFVIDWCTAESVSRNQLILIKDSKGPKFICQDSITLFAGAYACASDLVDIPVPQQVTDCSEWNYTVSLSNLSGQLLPQFIVANGQHFRFSGLPFGKYTLTYTLSDLCTNTSRCQTKINVIDNLPPYPVCDQITKVAVAQDGRGRVFALTLDDGSTDNCGIKSFKVRKMTDACNFGLVFGDFVDFCCVEIGQEVMVALQVTDLHDNVNTCMVQVLVEDKIPPVILCPSNLTISCTTPVDTLNLNNFGKVVNTEAARENIIIHDAYNNGVAGRDGLATDNCSVNITSTFTQNLHCSQGTIQRIFTATDTDGRQSSCTQLIFVRNPAPFKQSDIIWPAHFSGEGCRSDQTDPAMTGKPTYLHTSCSLIASTYEDQAFYLADSACVKIIRSWTVIDWCQFDEITGFGKWGPYIQVIKLSNDVAPVITGVCRDTTICSYDPLCQNGFIDIFQNATDECTHTTDLKWTFQIDLFNNGSIDSTGSINAIIGYFPLGTHKVSWQVADGCGNITTCSQKVTITDCKKPTPYCISSVTVAVMQPSGIIEIWAKDYDLGSNDNCTAKEQLKFSFSPDTSHTYRTFSCQDIPDGKSEKVSVNMYVTDEHGNNDFCSVELILQDNANVCPDLITSGYVDGTIKTETGRAVKSVNVRTRSDVENNHQTTITDFLGYFYFENLPSGNDYVIKPSYNADPINGLTTLDLVLIQRHILGLQPLNSPYKIIAADANGSNSVTASDLVDLRKLILGITNTFPKSRPSWLFVDKKYNFPDPTNPWFAPDSVFVNGLESESLNHDFVAVKLGDVNDSHTLFDDESLENRSDNYIDLTYGIHLQDGKPGLYFKTNENIVLDGLQLFIRSERPGSLSDIHFSELKSTADYYDFHQDNENLNVVVYNANPQIVEKGSVLLNFSFENEQLTESLAFQLQDNKVSELYVDGKTYKIRLKSEIQTGNFHSHKIRLLSNPVLNQLHLLVPPSGNAEFSYPFEIKDVNGRIVMNGFIPGYSDESEYQVQLYSVLNAGIYFIQVSDPYGMVQTIKFIKLDH, encoded by the coding sequence ATGATAAAATCCATCAGAAATAATTTCCTTTTTGCGTTCCTGGCAGGAATCATCCTGCTGTGTGCCACGGGCAATGATTCTTCTGAGAGAAGCTCTGTCATGAATATTGCTGTTTTTGCGGGATTCGACCGGACGATGTGTTATGGTACCACGCTTACTCTTTCTGAATTAAACGCAACCATAACTGGGGCAGTTTCCAATGGTCAGTGGTTTACCACCGGAGATGGAAAGTTTATGCCCGGCAATCAGACATCAGTAGTTTTTACGGTAGGTACACATTATGTTCCCGGACCTTTTGACATCGCTACCGGAAATTACAGACTTCTCCTCGTTTCTGACGATCCGGATCTTGATCCGATCACCGGCTCCAACGGCCCGCTGGTTCAGGTGTCTGATGATGTCAGAATTACTTTTCAGAATGCGCCGCCATTATTCTGCAATAATAATCTCAACATATCTTTGGATGGCAATTGTCAGCAGGTGGTAGATATTACCATCCTTCAAAGCAATCCTACACCTCCTTTCAATCATTACAACGTGGCGCTTTTTGATCAGAACGGAATCCAGATACCCAATAATTTATTGACAAAGATCCACATAGGAAAAGAAATCAGTTTTAAAATCGGTCATGCCTGTACGCAGAATATTTGTTGGGGCAAATTTACAGTGAGTGATTATTATCCACCGGTTTTTGTCTGTAAAAATGACACCCTTCCCTGTACTCGTTCGGTTTTGCCGGATTCATTGGGATTTCCATTTCCGACAGGTGCTTATATAGACACGATTATAAATGGAAAGTACAAGGTCTTAAACTGGGATGCCTGTGGTCTGGTGACTTTAGAATATAAAGATGAAATCACAAAAGCCAATTGTACCGGCAATCTCGACAGAACGATCAAAAGATCCTGGAAAGCGGTCGATGAATCCGGAAATGTCAGCAACTGTATTCAACAGATAGTGCTGAACAGAATTCCGTTATCGCTGGTACTTTTTCCACCCAATTTTGATGACCAGCAGATGCCGGCTTTTGATTGTCTGGATACTTTTCCGAGATATGCCAATGGTTATCCATCCGTGGATACTACCGGTATACCTTTTATCGGGGGATGTACCCATTTGCAGCAGTCCTTTTCGGATACTGAATTTCCGCTTTGTGGCAGTAGTTATAAATTGGTGAGATCATGGTTTGTGATTGATTGGTGTACAGCCGAAAGCGTTTCCCGCAATCAACTTATTCTGATCAAGGACAGCAAAGGCCCGAAGTTTATTTGCCAGGATTCCATCACTTTGTTTGCAGGAGCTTACGCTTGTGCTTCCGACCTGGTAGATATTCCTGTACCTCAGCAAGTGACGGATTGTTCTGAATGGAATTATACTGTGAGTTTGTCCAATCTTTCAGGACAGTTATTGCCACAGTTTATCGTAGCAAATGGGCAGCATTTCCGGTTTTCAGGATTGCCTTTCGGAAAATATACATTGACATACACCCTTTCTGATTTGTGTACCAATACATCCAGATGTCAGACTAAAATCAATGTCATTGATAATCTGCCTCCTTATCCGGTATGTGATCAGATCACCAAGGTAGCCGTTGCGCAGGACGGACGTGGTCGTGTTTTTGCTTTGACATTGGATGATGGCAGTACGGACAATTGTGGTATAAAATCATTCAAAGTAAGAAAAATGACCGATGCCTGTAATTTTGGACTTGTATTCGGTGATTTTGTTGATTTCTGCTGCGTGGAAATAGGGCAGGAGGTCATGGTAGCACTTCAGGTGACGGACCTCCATGACAATGTGAATACCTGTATGGTTCAGGTTTTGGTAGAAGATAAAATACCGCCAGTAATCTTATGTCCTTCCAATCTGACAATCAGTTGCACCACTCCCGTTGATACTTTAAATCTGAATAATTTTGGCAAAGTAGTTAATACAGAAGCCGCAAGAGAAAATATCATCATCCATGATGCATACAATAATGGGGTAGCGGGTCGGGACGGACTGGCTACTGATAATTGTTCTGTTAATATTACATCCACTTTTACACAAAATCTGCATTGTTCGCAAGGTACGATACAAAGGATATTTACAGCTACAGACACGGATGGACGACAAAGTTCCTGTACACAGTTGATTTTTGTCAGAAACCCTGCTCCCTTTAAGCAGTCAGACATAATCTGGCCGGCACATTTTTCAGGGGAAGGCTGTCGCTCAGATCAGACGGATCCTGCGATGACAGGTAAACCAACTTATCTGCATACATCCTGCAGTCTGATTGCTTCGACTTATGAAGATCAGGCATTTTATCTGGCAGATAGTGCATGCGTGAAGATTATCAGATCCTGGACGGTGATAGATTGGTGTCAGTTTGATGAAATTACAGGTTTTGGAAAATGGGGGCCGTACATTCAGGTTATAAAATTGTCCAATGATGTAGCGCCGGTTATCACGGGAGTTTGCAGAGATACGACGATATGTTCTTATGATCCGCTTTGTCAGAATGGATTTATAGATATCTTTCAGAATGCGACGGATGAATGTACACACACGACCGACCTGAAATGGACTTTTCAGATAGATTTGTTCAACAACGGCTCGATAGATTCTACAGGCAGTATAAATGCAATCATTGGCTACTTTCCATTGGGAACCCACAAAGTATCCTGGCAGGTAGCTGACGGATGTGGAAATATCACGACATGCAGTCAGAAAGTGACCATAACGGATTGTAAAAAACCGACTCCTTATTGTATCAGTTCTGTAACAGTGGCAGTTATGCAACCTTCCGGAATCATCGAAATATGGGCCAAAGATTACGATTTGGGCAGCAATGATAATTGTACAGCGAAAGAGCAATTAAAATTTTCATTCAGTCCGGATACTTCCCATACATATCGTACATTCAGTTGTCAGGATATTCCGGACGGAAAGTCTGAAAAGGTTTCTGTAAATATGTACGTAACAGATGAGCATGGAAATAATGATTTTTGTTCGGTTGAGTTGATATTGCAGGACAATGCTAATGTTTGCCCCGATTTAATAACTTCCGGTTATGTCGATGGCACCATAAAAACGGAAACAGGTCGGGCTGTGAAGTCAGTCAATGTTCGTACCCGATCGGATGTTGAAAACAACCATCAAACGACAATTACTGATTTTTTAGGTTATTTTTATTTCGAAAACTTACCCTCAGGTAATGATTACGTCATCAAACCATCCTATAATGCTGATCCGATAAACGGTCTGACTACTTTGGATTTAGTGCTTATTCAGCGACATATATTGGGATTACAACCTTTAAATTCCCCTTATAAAATTATAGCAGCTGATGCAAACGGATCAAATTCTGTCACTGCATCTGATCTGGTTGATCTTCGAAAATTGATCTTGGGTATCACCAATACTTTTCCGAAATCAAGACCATCGTGGCTGTTTGTAGATAAGAAGTACAATTTTCCGGATCCGACCAATCCATGGTTTGCACCTGATTCTGTATTTGTAAATGGATTGGAAAGCGAATCCTTAAACCATGATTTTGTAGCTGTTAAACTGGGCGATGTAAATGATTCTCACACCTTGTTTGATGACGAATCACTTGAAAACAGATCGGATAATTATATAGATCTCACATACGGAATTCATCTACAGGATGGAAAACCAGGTTTATACTTTAAAACGAATGAAAATATTGTCCTGGATGGTTTACAGCTTTTTATCAGATCTGAGCGTCCAGGGAGTTTGTCAGACATTCATTTTTCGGAATTAAAGTCCACTGCCGATTACTATGATTTTCATCAGGATAATGAAAATTTAAACGTAGTTGTTTATAATGCAAATCCTCAAATAGTTGAAAAAGGAAGTGTTCTGTTGAACTTTTCATTTGAAAATGAACAACTTACAGAAAGTCTGGCCTTCCAACTTCAGGATAACAAAGTATCAGAATTGTATGTTGATGGAAAAACTTATAAAATAAGACTAAAATCAGAAATTCAGACCGGAAATTTCCATTCACATAAAATCAGATTATTGTCTAATCCGGTATTGAATCAACTACATCTTTTAGTACCCCCTTCCGGGAATGCTGAATTTTCTTATCCATTCGAAATCAAGGATGTGAATGGCAGAATAGTTATGAATGGCTTTATTCCCGGCTACTCCGATGAAAGTGAATATCAAGTACAATTGTATTCTGTATTAAATGCGGGTATTTACTTTATCCAGGTTTCAGATCCTTACGGAATGGTACAAACTATAAAATTTATAAAGCTGGATCACTGA
- the tnpA gene encoding IS200/IS605 family transposase: protein MGQSLAKNYIHIVFSTKNRNPLINSLIESELHSYLGGICNNLECHAIKVGGYTDHIHILCMLSKKLALMKLLEELKSHSSKWIKTKGDQYSNFYWQDGYGAFSVNPSEIDIVSDYIANQHEHHSKKSFKEEYLAFLKKYNVDYDERYLWD from the coding sequence ATGGGTCAATCTCTTGCAAAAAATTATATACACATTGTCTTTAGTACAAAAAACCGCAATCCATTAATAAATAGTTTAATTGAAAGTGAATTGCATAGTTATTTAGGTGGTATTTGTAATAACTTAGAATGTCATGCCATTAAGGTTGGAGGTTACACAGATCATATTCATATACTTTGTATGCTGTCCAAAAAGCTAGCTTTAATGAAACTTTTGGAAGAATTAAAGTCACATTCTTCGAAATGGATAAAGACAAAAGGAGATCAGTATTCTAACTTTTACTGGCAAGATGGATATGGAGCTTTTTCTGTAAATCCATCTGAAATTGATATAGTATCAGATTATATCGCTAATCAACATGAACACCACAGTAAAAAATCATTTAAAGAAGAGTATTTGGCCTTCCTTAAAAAATATAATGTAGATTATGATGAGCGATATCTCTGGGATTAA